One segment of Apus apus isolate bApuApu2 chromosome 1, bApuApu2.pri.cur, whole genome shotgun sequence DNA contains the following:
- the SMCO4 gene encoding single-pass membrane and coiled-coil domain-containing protein 4, which produces MRQLRGKPKKETSKDKKERKQAMQEARQQITTVVLPTLAVVVLLIVVFVYVATRPNTTE; this is translated from the coding sequence ATGAGGCAGCTAAGAGGAAAACCCAAAAAAGAGACCTCCAAAgataaaaaggagagaaaacaggcaATGCAAGAGGCCCGGCAACAAATCACCACCGTCGTGCTTCCCACCCTGGCTGTTGTAGTGCTACTGATTGTTGTCTTTGTGTACGTAGCCACGCGACCAAATACAACTGAATGA